In one window of Phoenix dactylifera cultivar Barhee BC4 unplaced genomic scaffold, palm_55x_up_171113_PBpolish2nd_filt_p 000655F, whole genome shotgun sequence DNA:
- the LOC120106832 gene encoding plant UBX domain-containing protein 7-like: MEDFPSFIEKEALISFFLENATSFSSDAAVKYLQATNWRLEDALELFFLFRPSSYLIYHGSFHDPKVEAHCGNRWLRVNLQNMEEFSSHVLNRDTWSNGTIVNMIQANFVFRQGNHDTDEGKKVCTYYNLISSPAIPVINPITGRKMRS, from the coding sequence ATGGAAGACTTTCCGAGCTTCATTGAGAAGGAAGCcctaatttcttttttcttggagAATGCCACGAGCTTCTCCTCCGACGCTGCTGTCAAGTATCTGCAGGCGACTAACTGGAGGTTGGAGGATGCTTTAGAACTATTTTTCTTGTTTCGTCCATCATCTTATCTCATATATCATGGTTCCTTCCACGACCCCAAGGTGGAAGCCCATTGTGGGAATAGGTGGCTGCGTGTAAACCTGCAAAACATGGAGGAATTCAGTTCCCACGTGCTCAACCGGGATACATGGTCGAACGGAACGATAGTGAACATGATTCAGGCGAATTTCGTCTTCCGGCAAGGGAACCATGACACTGATGAGGGGAAGAAGGTCTGCACCTACTACAATTTGATCTCGTCGCCTGCAATTCCTGTGATCAATCCCATCACCGGCCGGAAGATGAGGTCATGA